In Kitasatospora gansuensis, a genomic segment contains:
- the rarD gene encoding EamA family transporter RarD, whose product MAIQQQAGSGNGIGYGVAAYGIWGLFPLFWPLLEPSGAADILANRMTWSLVAVALMLLIQRRWAWIRPLLAQPRRLALSVLAALTISVNWGVYIWGVNSGHVVETSLGYFINPLVTIAFGVLLLRERLRTAQWVAVGVGVAAVVVLTVGYGRLPWIALTLAFSFGTYGLLKKKVALGGLESFALESAVMFPFAVGFLIWLAVRGQGSFLVAGWGHSGLLMLSGVITAIPLLCFGAAALRVPLSTLGLLQYLAPVLQFLLGITVFHEQMPPARWAGFALVWVALLMLSWDALRRLRQNRAAALAPLPAVADTPQRALSG is encoded by the coding sequence ATGGCGATACAGCAGCAGGCCGGTAGCGGCAACGGGATCGGCTACGGCGTGGCCGCGTACGGGATCTGGGGGCTCTTCCCACTGTTCTGGCCGCTGCTGGAACCCAGCGGCGCGGCCGACATCCTGGCCAACCGGATGACCTGGTCACTGGTGGCCGTCGCCCTGATGCTGCTGATCCAGCGCCGGTGGGCCTGGATCAGGCCGCTGCTCGCTCAGCCGCGCAGGCTCGCGCTCTCGGTGCTGGCCGCCCTGACGATCTCGGTCAACTGGGGCGTCTACATCTGGGGAGTGAACTCCGGCCACGTGGTGGAGACCAGCCTCGGGTACTTCATCAACCCGCTGGTGACCATCGCCTTCGGTGTCCTGCTGCTGCGCGAACGGCTGCGCACCGCCCAGTGGGTGGCGGTCGGCGTCGGGGTGGCCGCCGTGGTGGTGCTCACCGTCGGCTACGGGCGGCTGCCCTGGATCGCGCTCACCCTCGCCTTCTCCTTCGGCACCTACGGCCTGCTGAAGAAGAAGGTCGCGCTCGGCGGCCTGGAGAGCTTCGCGCTGGAGAGCGCCGTGATGTTCCCGTTCGCGGTCGGCTTCCTGATCTGGCTGGCAGTCAGGGGCCAGGGCAGCTTCCTGGTGGCCGGCTGGGGCCACTCCGGCCTGCTGATGCTCAGCGGGGTGATCACCGCGATCCCGCTGCTCTGCTTCGGCGCGGCGGCCCTGCGGGTCCCGCTGAGCACGCTCGGACTGCTCCAGTACCTGGCGCCGGTGCTCCAGTTCCTGCTCGGGATCACCGTCTTCCACGAGCAGATGCCGCCCGCCCGCTGGGCCGGTTTCGCCCTGGTCTGGGTCGCGCTGCTGATGCTCAGCTGGGACGCCCTGCGGCGGCTCCGGCAGAACCGGGCCGCCGCCCTCGCCCCGCTGCCGGCCGTGGCCGACACGCCGCAGCGAGCCCTCTCGGGCTGA
- a CDS encoding SDR family oxidoreductase, which translates to MMIVVAGATGQLGRLVVEGLLAKVPAAEIAVAVRSAEKAADWAAQGVDVRVVDYDRPETLAAAFGAGDKVLLISGNAVGARIPQHTAVVEAAKAAEVTLLAYTGILGGDDANFALADDHKGTEAAILASGLPYVFLRNGWYTENYTANAAVALQHGAVVGSNGDARIATATRRDYADAAVEVLTGEGHENRVYELSGDVAWSFSEYAAALAAASGKPVEYRDVPAEQHQAVLVGAGLPEGFAAILVEVDAAIARGELARHQGELSKLIGRPTTPLAETVAAAV; encoded by the coding sequence ATCATGATCGTCGTCGCCGGAGCCACCGGACAGCTCGGCCGCCTGGTCGTCGAGGGCCTGCTGGCCAAGGTCCCCGCCGCCGAGATCGCGGTCGCCGTCCGCTCGGCCGAGAAGGCCGCCGACTGGGCCGCCCAGGGCGTCGACGTCCGGGTGGTCGACTACGACCGGCCCGAGACGCTGGCGGCCGCCTTCGGGGCCGGTGACAAGGTGCTGCTGATCTCGGGCAACGCGGTCGGGGCCCGGATCCCGCAGCACACCGCCGTGGTCGAGGCGGCGAAGGCGGCGGAGGTCACGCTGCTCGCGTACACCGGGATCCTGGGCGGCGACGACGCCAACTTCGCGCTGGCCGACGACCACAAGGGCACCGAGGCGGCCATCCTGGCCTCCGGTCTGCCGTACGTCTTCCTGCGCAACGGCTGGTACACCGAGAACTACACCGCCAACGCCGCCGTCGCCCTGCAGCACGGCGCGGTGGTCGGCAGCAACGGCGACGCCCGGATCGCCACCGCCACCCGCCGCGACTACGCCGACGCGGCCGTCGAGGTGCTGACCGGCGAGGGCCACGAGAACCGGGTGTACGAGCTCAGCGGCGACGTGGCCTGGAGCTTCTCGGAGTACGCGGCCGCGCTGGCCGCCGCCTCGGGCAAGCCGGTGGAGTACCGCGACGTGCCGGCCGAGCAGCACCAGGCCGTCCTGGTCGGCGCGGGTCTGCCCGAGGGCTTCGCCGCGATCCTGGTCGAGGTGGACGCCGCGATCGCCCGGGGCGAGCTGGCCCGGCACCAGGGCGAGCTGAGCAAGCTGATCGGCCGTCCGACCACCCCGCTGGCGGAGACCGTCGCCGCCGCTGTCTGA
- a CDS encoding winged helix-turn-helix transcriptional regulator, which yields MKVSVEQLQHPPDVNDRMCPSRGVLEHVTSRWGVLVLIALAEREYRFSELRRRVAGVSEKMLAQTLQNLERDGFVHREAHPVIPPRVDYRLTPLGVEAAELVGGLAHWVERHTPTVLATRLVYDAAR from the coding sequence ATGAAGGTAAGCGTCGAGCAGCTGCAGCACCCGCCGGACGTCAACGACCGGATGTGCCCGTCCCGGGGCGTGCTGGAGCACGTCACCAGCCGCTGGGGCGTCCTGGTGCTGATCGCGCTGGCCGAGCGCGAGTACCGGTTCAGCGAGCTGCGCCGCCGGGTCGCCGGAGTCAGCGAGAAGATGCTCGCCCAGACCCTGCAGAACCTGGAGCGGGACGGCTTCGTGCACCGCGAGGCGCACCCCGTGATCCCGCCCCGGGTCGACTACCGGCTCACCCCGCTCGGCGTCGAGGCCGCCGAGCTGGTCGGCGGCCTCGCGCACTGGGTCGAGCGGCACACCCCCACCGTGCTGGCGACCCGGCTGGTGTACGACGCCGCCCGCTGA